Proteins found in one Hypomesus transpacificus isolate Combined female chromosome 20, fHypTra1, whole genome shotgun sequence genomic segment:
- the LOC124482745 gene encoding ependymin-like — MSVSILLAICLGLAVDSLAQPHPCKSPPFMQGHSVVIYPSGDYYSLEEFFYDGEGERVKRRAMETVDNHTVYREELMLYRAGVYYEIYRHNKTCIKAPFKVDWFPIGVPGDGSFQKQFVMGSLSVAGEGLLINSWTGQLPQFKAKYLMTFTEFGCLPLSINLNIENVGYIVQDFYDIVVGIEDPGVFFPPPFCDKASDRGETVTDFIDTLVKT; from the exons ATGTCTGTGTCCATCCTGTTGGCCATTTGTCTGGGTCTGGCTGTGGACAGCCTGGCCCAGCCGCATCCATGCA AGTCGCCACCTTTCATGCAGGGCCATTCAGTCGTG ATCTACCCCAGTGGAGATTATTATTCCCTGGAAGAGTTCTTCTACGacggggaaggggagagggtgaagCGCAGAGCCATGGAGACCGTGGACAACCACACGGTTTACAGAGAGGAACTCATGCTCTATCGAGCG GGTGTGTATTATGAGATTTATCGCCACAACAAGACCTGCATCAAAGCCCCTTTCAAGGTAGATTGGTTCCCTATTGGAGTGCCAGGAGATGGTAGCTTCCAGAAGCAGTTTGTCATGGGAAGTCTGTCTGTTGCCGGAGAGGGACTCCTAATCAACAGCTGGACAGGACAGCTACCACAGTTTAAAG cCAAATATCTCATGACCTTCACTGAATTCggttgcctccctctctccattaaCCTCAATATTGAGAATGTGGGCTATATTGTCCAAGA TTTTTATGACATCGTTGTCGGCATTGAGGATCCCGGGGTGTTCTTCCCGCCTCCGTTCTGTGACAAAGCCTCCGACAGGGGTGAAACTGTGACCGACTTCATCGACACTCTCGTCAAGACATGA
- the slc22a6l gene encoding solute carrier family 22 member 6 — MAFGDLLEQVGSTGRFQVVHVTLLCMPILMMASHNLLQNFVASVPPHFCSAHANRSALSRLSQEEVLLVTVPLDQQGRPQRCQRYASPRWSLLVQNETAGSEGVPEGADPELQGCADGWAYNMTEMTSTIISEWDLVCDLRSLKQMAQTIYMGGVLVGAVIFGSLSDRFGRRILLLISNLMIAVAGTCAAFSTSFSMFCVFRFVCGMGLCGLVLNSFSLIVEWIPTRVRTVVGTGTGYCYTMGQLILAVVAYFIRDWRWLTLAVSLPFYVSFLYSWWFLESARWLVLNKKSEQAVQNLKAVARFNGRHEEGEKINLDMLQESMKKEMSCSQGTHSALDLFRTPSMRTTTICLSAVWFSTSFAYYGLSMDLQKFGVDIYLIQVIFGAVDIPAKVVVTVSMSMLGRRPSQCAALILAGVTVLINLAVPFEKQMLRTTLAVVGKGCLAASFNCCYLYSGELYPTVIRQNGMGWVSMMARLGAMVAPMVLLSADAVPWLPGFIYGGAPILSGVFAYFLPETLGSPLPDTIQDVEERGNGKRKSPTSSPRKEELVLQDPITTLLKESA; from the exons ATGGCCTTCGGAGACCTGCTGGAGCAGGTCGGCAGCACGGGCCGCTTCCAAGTGGTGCACGTCACCCTCCTGTGCATGCCCATCCTCATGATGGCCAGCCACAACCTGCTCCAGAACTTTGTGGCCTCCGTGCCCCCCCACTTCTGCAGCGCCCACGCCAACCGCAGCGCCCTGTCCCGCCTCAGCCAGGAGGAGGTTCTCCTGGTCACCGTGCCCCTGGACCAGCAGGGACGACCCCAGCGATGCCAGCGCTACGCTTCCCCCCGGTGGTCTTTGCTGGTACAGAACGAGACCGCGGGGTCCGAGGGTGTTCCGGAAGGGGCCGACCCAGAGCTTCAGGGATGCGCGGACGGCTGGGCCTACAACATGACGGAGATGACCTCCACGATCATATCAGAG TGGGACTTGGTCTGTGACCTGCGCTCTTTGAAGCAGATGGCACAAACCATTTACATGGGAGGGGTGCTCGTGGGAGCGGTGATCTTCGGGAGCCTGTCCGACAG ATTTGGACGGCGCATCCTTCTGCTTATCTCCAACCTGATGATCGCCGTGGCGGGGACGTGCGCCGCCTTCTCCACCTCGTTCTCCATGTTCTGTGTCTTCCGCTTCGTCTGTGGCATGGGCCTGTGCGGTCTGGTGCTCAACTCCTTCTCCTTGA TCGTGGAGTGGATTCCCACGCGTGTGCGGACAGTGGTGGGCACAGGGACGGGGTACTGCTACACGATGGGCCAGTTGATCCTGGCAGTTGTGGCCTACTTTATTCGAGACTGGAGGTGGCTGACCTTGGCGGTCTCTTTGCCGTTTTACGTCTCCTTTCTCTACTCATG GTGGTTCCTGGAATCGGCAAGATGGCTGGTCTTGAATAAAAAGTCTGAGCAAGCGGTCCAAAACCTTAAGGCTGTGGCTCGTTTCAACGGACGTCATGAGGAAGGGGAGAAAATCAACCTCGAC atgCTGCAGGAGTCCATGAAGAAGGAAATGTCCTGTTCCCAGGGGACCCACTCTGCCCTGGACCTGTTCCGCACCCCCTCCATGAGGACCACCACTATCTGCCTCAGTGCTGTCTG GTTTTCCACAAGCTTTGCGTACTACGGCCTGTCCATGGACCTGCAAAAGTTTGGCGTGGACATCTACTTGATTCAGGTGATTTTCGGAGCGGTGGACATCCCTGCCAAAGTGGTCGTCACCGTGTCCATGAGTATGCTTGGGCGGCGGCCTTCTCAATGCGCCGCGCTCATACTAGCTGGCGTGACCGTCCTCATCAACCTCGCAGTCCCATTTG AAAAGCAGATGTTGCGCACCACGCTGGCTGTGGTGGGGAAAGGGTGCCTGGCTGCTTCTTTCAACTGCTGCTACCTCTACAGCGGAGAGCTGTACCCCACCGTCATCAG GCAGAACGGTATGGGTTGGGTATCCATGATGGCTCGTCTGGGTGCCATGGTGGCTCCTATGGTTCTTCTCTCTGCGGACGCGGTGCCCTGGTTGCCAGGTTTCATCTACGGGGGAGCTCCAATCTTATCTGGGGTGTTTGCCTACTTCCTCCCAGAGACCCTTGGCTCACCGTTACCCGACACAATTCAGGacgtggaggagag GGGGAATGGAAAAAGAAAAAGCCCAACGTCCTCACCTAGGAAGGAGGAGCTAGTCTTGCAGGATCCTATCACGACGTTGCTAAAGGAGAGTGCATGA
- the pygma gene encoding glycogen phosphorylase, muscle form — MSKPLSDHDKKKQISVRGLAGVENVTDLKTNFNRHLHFTLVKDRNVATKRDYYFALAHTVRDHLVGRWIRTQQYYYEKDPKRVYYISLEFYMGRTLQNTMVNLALENACDEATYQLGLDMEELQDMEEDAGLGNGGLGRLAACFLDSMASLGLAGYGYGIRYEYGIFNQKIDKGWQVEEADDWLRFGNPWEKARPEYMRPVRFYGRTEHHPDGVKWVDSQVVLALPYDTPIPGYRNNIVNTMRLWSAKAPCDFNLKDFNVGGYIQAVLDRNLAENISRVLYPNDNFFEGKELRLKQEYFVVSATLQDIVRRFKVSDFGSREVSRTDFTTLPEKVAIQLNDTHPAMAIPELMRVLVDEEHLAWEKAWDISVRTCAYTNHTVLPEALERWPVDLLHHLLPRHLEVIYEINRRHMERVAAKYPGDTDRMRRMSIIEEGSEKKVNMAHLCIVGSHAVNGVARIHSDILKATVFKDFYEMEPKKFQNKTNGITPRRWLVMCNPGLAEVIAEKIGEDFIRDLDQLKKLLKFIDDEAFIRDVAQVKQENKLKFAVHLEEHYKVKINPNSMFDLQVKRIHEYKRQLLNCLHIITYFNRIKKEPNKHWTPRTIMIGGKAAPGYHTAKLIIRLITAIGEVVNHDPVVGDRLKVIFLENYRVTLAERAIPAADLSEQISTAGTEASGTGNMKFMLNGALTIGTMDGANVEMAEEAGEDNLFIFGMRVDDVDAMDVKGYNASEYYNRIPELKQAMDQIAGGFFSPKQPDLFKDIVDMLMNHDRFKVFADYEDYIKCQDKVNALYKNPKQWTKKVIHNIAGCGKFSSDRTIAQYAREIWGVEPSLEKIPGPDEKP; from the exons ATGTCGAAACCGTTGTCAGACCACGATAAAAAGAAGCAGATTTCAGTGCGAGGTCTTGCCGGCGTGGAAAATGTTACCGATTTAAAAACCAATTTTAACAGACATCTCCACTTCACACTGGTCAAGGACAGAAATGTGGCGACAAAAAGGGATTATTATTTTGCCCTGGCACACACCGTGCGCGATCACCTTGTCGGCAGGTGGATTCGTACTCAACAGTACTACTACGAGAAAGATCCTAAA cgTGTGTACTACATCTCCCTGGAGTTCTACATGGGCCGCACCCTCCAGAACACGATGGTGAACCTCGCTCTGGAGAACGCCTGTGATGAGGCCACATaccag CTGGGGCTGGATATGGAGGAGCTTCAGGACATGGAGGAAGACGCCGGCCTGGGGAACGGAGGCCTGGGCCGACTCGCCG ccTGTTTCCTGGACTCCATGGCCTCGCTGGGCCTGGCTGGATATGGCTACGGGATCCGGTACGAGTATGGCATCTTCAACCAGAAGATCGACAAAGGCTGGCAG GTCGAGGAGGCTGACGATTGGCTGCGCTTCGGGAATCCCTGGGAGAAAGCCCGCCCAGAGTACATGAGGCCGGTCCGGTTCTACGGCAGAACCGAGCACCACCCCGACGGGGTGAAATGGGTCGATTCCCAG GTAGTGCTGGCTCTGCCCTAcgacacccccatcccaggCTACAGAAACAACATCGTCAACACCATGAGACTGTGGTCTGCCAAGGCCCCCTGTGACTTCAACCTCAAGGACT TTAACGTCGGTGGCTACATCCAAGCCGTGCTGGACAGGAACCTGGCGGAGAACATCTCTCGCGTGCTCTATCCCAACGACAAC tTCTTTGAGGGTAAGGAACTGCGCCTCAAGCAGGAGTACTTTGTGGTGTCGGCCACCCTGCAGGACATCGTCCGTCGCTTCAAGGTGTCCGACTTCGGCTCCAGAGAGGTCTCCCGAACGGACTTCACCACTCTGCCGGAAAAG gTTGCCATCCAGCTGAATGACACTCACCCTGCCATGGCCATCCCGGAGCTAATGCGAGTGCTGGTGGATGAAGAGCATCTAGCCTGGGAAAAG GCGTGGGACATCAGCGTGCGTACCTGCGCCTACACCAACCACACGGTCCTGCCTGAGGCCCTGGAGCGCTGGCCCGTGGACCTGCTGCACCACCTGCTGCCCCGCCACTTGGAGGTCATCTACGAGATCAACCGTCGCCACATGGAG AGGGTTGCCGCCAAGTACCCCGGGGACACGGACCGGATGCGTCGCATGTCCATCATCGAGGAGGGGTCGGAGAAGAAGGTCAACATGGCGCACCTGTGCATTGTGGGCTCGCACGCCGTCAACGGCGTGGCGCGGATCCACTCGGACATCCTCAAAGCCACCGT ATTTAAAGACTTTTATGAGATGGAGCCAAAGAAGTTCCAGAACAAGACTAATGGCATCACCCCTCGTCGCTGGCTGGTCATGTGCAACCCTGGCCTGGCTGAGGTCATCGCCGAG AAAATCGGAGAGGACTTCATCCGTGACCTTGACCAGCTGAAGAAGCTGCTGAAGTTCATCGACGACGAGGCCTTCATCCGCGACGTCGCCCAAGTCAAGCAG GAGAACAAGCTGAAGTTTGCGGTGCACTTGGAGGAGCACTACAAGGTGAAGATTAACCCCAACTCCATGTTCGATCTGCAAGTCAAGAGGATCCACGAGTACAAGAGGCAGCTGCTCAACTGTCTGCACATCATCACCTACTTCAACC GCATCAAGAAGGAGCCTAACAAGCACTGGACCCCGAGAACCATCATGATCGGAGGGaag GCTGCCCCGGGCTACCACACTGCCAAGTTGATCATCCGTCTAATCACGGCCATCGGCGAGGTGGTCAACCACGACCCTGTCGTGGGAGACCGCCTCAAGGTCATCTTCCTGGAGAACTACCGGGTGACCCTGGccgagagag CGATCCCTGCCGCCGACCTCTCTGAGCAGATTTCCACGGCGGGCACGGAAGCTTCCGGCACGGGCAACATGAAGTTCATGCTGAACGGCGCCCTGACCATCGGCACCATGGACGGCGCCAACGTGGAGATGGCGGAAGAGGCGGGCGAGGACAACCTGTTCATCTTCGGCATGAGGGTGGACGACGTGGACGCGATGGATGTAAAAGG ATACAATGCGTCAGAGTACTACAACCGGATCCCGGAGCTGAAACAGGCCATGGATCAGATCGCCGGGGGATTCTTCAGCCCCAAGCAGCCTGACCTCTTCAAGGACATCGTGGACATGCTCATGAACCATGACAG GTTCAAAGTGTTTGCTGACTATGAAGACTACATTAAATGCCAGGATAAAGTCAATGCTTTGTACAAG AACCCCAAGCAATGGACCAAGAAGGTGATCCACAACATCGCTGGCTGTGGCAAGTTCTCCAGCGACCGCACCATCGCCCAGTACGCTCGCGAAATCTGGGGAGTGGAGCCCAGCCTGGAGAAGATCCCCGGCCCCGACGAGAAGCCATAA